CTTATCGGGAAGAAAGCGATCGCTAATATAGCGATTAGAGAGCATGGCTGCAGCAACTAGAGCGTTGTCTGCGATTTTAACACCGTGATGCACTTCATAACGTTCTTTTAAGCCTCTGAGAATAGAAATAGTATCGATTACCGAGGGTTCTCCTACGTAGACGGATTGAAAACGACGCTCTAAAGCTGCATCTTTTTCGATATATTTACGGTACTCATCCAGGGTTGTAGCTCCAATACAGCGTAGTTCTCCCCTAGCTAACATGGGTTTGAGAAGATTACCCGCGTCCATGGATCCTTGAGTAGCACCAGCTCCGACAACGGTATGTATTTCGTCGATAAAGAGGATAATATTTCCTTGGGATTCGGTTACTTCTTTAAGAACGGCTTTGAGTCTTTCTTCGAATTCACCGCGGTATTTAGCTCCAGCGATTAATGCGCCCATATCGAGAGCGATGAGTTGGCGATCGCGCAGGGATTCGGGTACATCGCGATTAACGATGCGTTGGGCTAATCCTTCGACTATGGCGGTTTTTCCTACCCCTGGTTCTCCAATTAAGACGGGGTTGTTTTTCGTACGACGGGAAAGAATTTGAATGGTACGACGAATTTCTTCATCTCTACCAATCACTGGATCTAATTTTCCTGCTCTTGCTAACTGAGTTAGTTCGCGTCCGTATTTTTCTAGAGATTGGTATTTACCTTCGGGATTTTGATCTGTCACTTTTTGTGTGCCTCTAACTTGTGAGATAATATCTTTTAATTTATTTTCGTTGAGAGCAAATTCTTGAAACAGGGCTTTACCAAAGCGAGTATCTTGACAGTAAGCTAACAAAAGATGCTCTATTGAGATATACTCATCTTGGAATTCTTGACGAAAATTGTCCGAGCGATCTAAAAGTGTGTCTAAACTACTACCTAGATAAATTGACTCACTGGGCTTAGCTAGTTGGGGTTGACGTTGGATAAACTGTTCGGTTCTGTCTCTGAGCTTGGGAACACTGATGTTAGCTTTATTTAAGATACTACTAGCTAGTCCCTCTTGTTCTAGTAGGGATTTCATCAGGTGTTCGCTTTCGAGCTGTTGGTGTTTATGTTGTTTAGCGATATCGGGGGTGCGTACGATGGCTTCCCAGGCTTTTTCGGTAAATTTTTGGGGATTAGTTGGTTGCATAATGCTTATTTTTAATTATTGTCTTATATTTTAATATTCATTAAAAATTGCTTAGGGAGGAAAACCCTACATTTTACGCGAAATTATGACTCAATACTTTGCTACAGTGGCTCGAGGATTAGAAGCGATCGCCTCTCAAGAATTAACGGCTTTGGGCGCTAAAGATGTTCAAGAGGCTTTTACTGGTGTCTCTTTTACGGGAGATAAGTCCTTGCTTTATCGCGTTAATCTCTGGGTAAGAACTATCTTTCATGTGTTAATGCCCATTAAAACTATCAAATGCGCTGATCGAGAGCAATTGTATCAACAAGTTCGCTCAATTGATTGGCGAGAATATTTGAGTTCTGATCGCACTTTTGCAGTTAACTGTACTGGAGGTAATCCCCAACTCAATCACACTCATTATAGTGCTCTACAAATCAAGAATGCGATCGTCGATCAGCAAAGAGAACAAGGTGGTCAACGTTCTAGTATCGATATCCATCATCCTGATCTGCTCATCAACGCTCACATTACTGGAGATAATTGTATCTTGAGTTTAGATAGTTCGGGAGAGAGTTTACACCGACGGGGTTATCGTCCCGCTATGGGTTTAGCGCCTCTCAAAGAAACTTTAGCGGCAGGTTTGTTAGAATTAGCTCAATGGCGTCCTGGGATAGCGTTTTTTGACCCCCTGTGTGGTTCGGGAACTTTACCCATTGAAGCCACCCTCAAAGCGTTAAATATTGCTCCTGGATTATATCGTGAGCGTTTTGGTTTTGAGAGTTGGTCAGATTTTGACCCGGATTTATGGCAACAATTACGCACAGAAGCAAAAAAGAGTCAATTAAGTCAACTGCGATCGCCTA
This genomic window from Gloeocapsa sp. PCC 73106 contains:
- a CDS encoding class I SAM-dependent RNA methyltransferase translates to MTQYFATVARGLEAIASQELTALGAKDVQEAFTGVSFTGDKSLLYRVNLWVRTIFHVLMPIKTIKCADREQLYQQVRSIDWREYLSSDRTFAVNCTGGNPQLNHTHYSALQIKNAIVDQQREQGGQRSSIDIHHPDLLINAHITGDNCILSLDSSGESLHRRGYRPAMGLAPLKETLAAGLLELAQWRPGIAFFDPLCGSGTLPIEATLKALNIAPGLYRERFGFESWSDFDPDLWQQLRTEAKKSQLSQLRSPIVGSEADSNILKQAQHNAQLCGVQDHIQLLCHNLATVSPPCDSGIIITNPPYGKRIGEVTELASLYQLLGNVLKQRFRTWRVYVLTGNQELAKKIGLKPSRRFKVYNGNIPCNLLEFEMF